The Seriola aureovittata isolate HTS-2021-v1 ecotype China chromosome 2, ASM2101889v1, whole genome shotgun sequence genome has a segment encoding these proteins:
- the tkta gene encoding transketolase produces MEDYHKPDQQTVQALRNIANRLRINSIKATTAAGSGHPTSCCSVAEIMSVLFFHSMKYRPEDPRNFNNDRFILSKGHAAPALYSMWVETGFLKESELLSVCQVDSTLEGHPTPKQQFVDVATGSLGQGLGVACGMAYTGKYFDKSSYRVYCLLGDGEMSEGSVWEAMSFASYYQLDNLVAILDINRLGQSDPAPLQHHMEKYQKRCEAFGWHAIIVDGHSVEELCKALSQPRHQPTAIIAKTIKGKGIPAAEDKLGWHAKPLPKDMAEMVMKDLQSRIMNSSKHLYPPGPIEDSPPVSLRNIRMPSAPSYKAGEKIATRKAYGMALAKLGRYNERVVALDGDTNNLTYSEIFKNEHPNRFVECYIAQQNMVSVAMGCAARERNVVFASTLASFFTRAYDQLRMAAISESNINLCGSHCGLSTGEEGPSLMGLEDLAMFRALPTATIFYPSDGVSTEKAVELAATTRGVCYIRTSRQDSAIIYNSNEDFHVGQAKVVYQGKDDQVTVVAAGVTLHEALAAAEHLKKERISVRVIDPFTIKPLDVKTIIDHTRATRGRILTVEDHYYEGGLGEAVCSAMVNESGFNLHRLAVSHVPRSGKPHELLKIYGIDRDAIAQAVRKMLSSSTNAK; encoded by the exons ATGGAGGATTACCACAAACCTGACCAGCAGACAGTGCAGGCGCTGAGGAACATCGCCAACCGCCTCCGAATCAACTCCATCAAGGCGACGACTGCAGCGGGCAGTGG ACATCCTACATCATGCTGCAGTGTGGCAGAAATCATGTCTGTGCTTTTCTTCCACTCCATGAAGTACCGCCCTGAAGACCCCAGGAACTTCAACAATGATCGTTTCATTCTGTCCAAG GGTCACGCTGCTCCGGCCCTGTACTCCATGTGGGTTGAAACGGGTTTCCTGAAGGAGAGCGAGCTGCTCAGTGTCTGCCAGGTTGACTCTACCCTGGAGGGTCACCCAACCCCT aAGCAGCAGTTTGTTGATGTAGCTACTGGCTCCTTGGGGCAGGGTCTTGGTGTGGCCTGTGGAATGGCTTACACTGGGAAATATTTTGACAAGTCCAG TTACCGTGTGTACTGCCTGCTGGGGGATGGTGAGATGTCAGAGGGATCTGTCTGGGAGGCCATGTCGTTTGCCTCCTACTATCAGCTTGACAACCTGGTGGCCATCTTGGACATCAACCGCCTGGGCCAAAGTGACCCTGCGCCCCTGCAGCATCACATGGAGAAATACCAGAAACGTTGTGAAGCTTTCGg ttgGCATGCTATAATTGTGGATGGACACAGCGTGGAAGAGCTTTGCAAGGCTCTGAGCCAGCCACGCCATCAACCCACTGCCATCATTGCTAAAACCATCAAGGGCAAAGGCATTCCAG CTGCGGAAGATAAGCTAGGCTGGCACGCCAAACCTCTGCCCAAAGACATGGCCGAGATGGTTATGAAGGATCTGCAGAGCCGCATCATGAACAGCAGCAAGCACCTGTACCCACCTGGTCCCATAGAGGACTCCCCACCAGTTAGCCTGAGAAACATCAGGATGCCAAGTGCACCTAGCTACAAGGCTGGAGAGAAG ATTGCAACACGGAAAGCGTACGGGATGGCTTTGGCCAAGCTGGGCCGCTACAACGAACGTGTTGTGGCCCTCGATGGAGACACCAACAACCTCACCTACTCAGAGATCTTCAAGAATGAGCATCCCAACCGCTTTGTCGAGTGCTACATTGCGCAGCAAAACATG GTCAGCGTTGCCATGGGATGTGCTGCCCGTGAGAGGAATGTCGTGTTTGCCAGTACTCTCGCTTCCTTTTTTACCCGTGCCTACGACCAGCTTCGCATGGCAGCCATCTCAGAAAGCAACATCAACCTGTGTGGCTCCCACTGTGGCCTGTCCACTG GAGAGGAAGGCCCGTCTCTGATGGGTCTAGAGGACCTGGCTATGTTCAGGGCCCTTCCCACAGCAACGATCTTCTATCCCAGTGATGGTGTGTCTACAGAGAAGGCTGTGGAACTGGCTGCAACCACAAGG GGTGTTTGCTACATCCGAACCAGCCGCCAAGACAGTGCCATCATCTATAACAGCAATGAGGACTTCCATGTTGGACAGGCAAAG GTGGTGTACCAGGGCAAGGATGACCAAGTGACTGTGGTGGCAGCTGGAGTAACTTTGCATGAGGCCCTGGCTGCAGCTGAACATTTAAAGAAAG AGAGGATCTCAGTCAGGGTCATTGACCCCTTCACAATCAAACCACTGGATGTCAAAACCATCATTGATCACACACGTGCCACCAGGGGACGAATCCTCACTGTGGAGGACCACTACTATGAAG GTGGCCTCGGGGAGGCAGTGTGCTCAGCAATGGTCAATGAGTCAGGCTTCAATCTGCATCGTCTGGCCGTGTCCCATGTCCCCCGCAGTGGCAAACCTCACGAGCTGCTCAAGATCTATGGCATCGATCGTGACGCCATCGCCCAGGCCGTCCGCAAGATGCTCAGCAGCTCTACCAACGCCAAGTAA